One stretch of Pseudomonas fluorescens Q2-87 DNA includes these proteins:
- a CDS encoding DUF1656 domain-containing protein, with translation MPREFAFHGVYMPTMTLMFFIAAALAWALDRFLSGLDLYRFFWHPALLRLSLFTCLFGALALTVYR, from the coding sequence ATGCCCCGTGAATTCGCCTTCCATGGCGTGTACATGCCCACCATGACCCTGATGTTTTTCATCGCGGCGGCCCTGGCCTGGGCCCTCGACCGCTTTCTCTCGGGGCTGGACCTGTACCGCTTTTTCTGGCACCCGGCGTTGCTGCGCCTGAGCTTGTTTACCTGTCTGTTCGGCGCCCTCGCGCTGACGGTCTACCGTTGA
- a CDS encoding efflux RND transporter periplasmic adaptor subunit, which yields MKKFFSLLATLLVLALALWIGRTLWVHYMNTPWTRDGRVRADIINVAADVSGEVVEVPVRDNQTVKKGDLLMRIDPEHYRIAVKQARSLVASRKATWEMRKANAHRRADLDSLVISRENRDDASNIADSALADYQQAQAQLEAAELNLARTEVRAAVDGYVTNLNVHQGDYARIGEAKMAVVDMHSFWVYGYFEETKLPKVRIGDAAQLQLMSGELLKGHVESISRGIYDRDNPQSRELVADVNPTFNWVRLAQRVPVRIHLDEVPEGVLLAAGMTCTVVVEPRG from the coding sequence ATGAAAAAGTTTTTCAGCCTCCTGGCGACGCTGTTGGTGCTGGCCCTGGCGCTGTGGATCGGCCGTACGTTGTGGGTGCACTACATGAACACGCCCTGGACCCGCGATGGCCGGGTGCGGGCCGACATCATCAACGTCGCCGCGGATGTCAGCGGCGAAGTGGTCGAGGTGCCGGTGCGGGATAACCAGACAGTGAAGAAGGGCGACTTGCTGATGCGCATCGACCCGGAGCACTACCGCATCGCGGTCAAACAGGCGCGCTCCCTGGTGGCGTCGCGCAAGGCTACTTGGGAAATGCGCAAGGCCAATGCCCACCGTCGCGCAGACCTGGACAGCCTGGTGATCTCCCGGGAAAACCGCGACGACGCGAGCAACATCGCCGACTCGGCCCTGGCCGATTACCAGCAGGCCCAGGCGCAATTGGAGGCGGCCGAACTGAACCTCGCACGCACCGAAGTGCGCGCTGCGGTGGATGGCTACGTCACCAACCTCAACGTGCACCAGGGTGACTATGCCCGCATCGGCGAAGCGAAAATGGCGGTGGTCGACATGCATTCGTTCTGGGTCTACGGCTACTTCGAAGAAACCAAATTACCCAAGGTGCGGATCGGGGATGCGGCGCAGTTGCAATTGATGAGCGGTGAGTTACTCAAGGGCCATGTGGAAAGCATCTCCCGCGGCATCTACGACCGCGACAACCCCCAGAGCCGAGAGCTGGTCGCCGACGTCAACCCAACCTTCAACTGGGTGCGCCTGGCCCAGCGGGTGCCGGTGCGCATTCATCTGGATGAAGTGCCGGAAGGTGTGCTGCTGGCGGCGGGGATGACCTGTACGGTGGTGGTCGAGCCGCGGGGTTAG
- a CDS encoding SDR family oxidoreductase yields MPVALITGCSSGIGRALADAFKAAGYQVWATARKAEDVAQLSAAGFNAEQLDVNDGPALEQLSERINQQHGGLDVLINNAGYGAMGPLLDGGVPAMQRQFETNVFAVVGVTRALFPVLRRAKGLVVNIGSVSGVLVTPFAGAYCASKAAVHALSDALRMELAPFGIRVMEVQPGAIASSFAKNAGHEAEQLISEQSPWWPLRDGIRARAKASQDNPTPASEFAAGLLKAAQQPRPPRLLRLGNGSRALPLMAGLLPKGLLEKGLMKRFGLGGSL; encoded by the coding sequence ATGCCCGTTGCGTTGATTACCGGATGTTCCAGCGGCATCGGCCGCGCCCTGGCCGATGCCTTCAAGGCCGCCGGCTACCAAGTCTGGGCGACGGCACGCAAGGCTGAAGACGTGGCGCAGCTCAGCGCCGCCGGTTTCAACGCTGAGCAACTGGACGTCAACGATGGCCCGGCCCTGGAGCAGTTGAGCGAGCGGATCAACCAACAGCACGGTGGCCTCGATGTGTTGATCAACAACGCCGGTTACGGTGCCATGGGGCCGCTGCTGGACGGCGGCGTACCGGCGATGCAGCGTCAGTTTGAAACCAATGTGTTCGCGGTCGTCGGGGTGACCCGCGCGCTGTTCCCGGTGTTGCGCCGGGCCAAGGGACTGGTGGTGAATATCGGCAGCGTTTCCGGTGTGCTGGTCACGCCGTTCGCCGGCGCCTACTGCGCTTCCAAGGCAGCGGTGCATGCCCTGAGCGATGCGCTGCGCATGGAACTGGCACCGTTCGGCATCCGCGTCATGGAAGTCCAGCCCGGCGCCATTGCCTCCAGTTTCGCCAAGAATGCCGGCCATGAAGCAGAACAGCTGATCAGCGAGCAATCGCCCTGGTGGCCCCTGCGCGACGGCATTCGCGCCCGGGCCAAGGCGTCCCAGGACAACCCGACCCCGGCCAGCGAATTTGCCGCCGGGTTGCTCAAAGCCGCGCAACAACCCAGGCCGCCGCGCCTGCTGCGCCTGGGCAATGGCAGCCGGGCATTGCCGTTGATGGCTGGCTTGCTGCCCAAGGGGTTGCTGGAGAAAGGGTTGATGAAGCGATTTGGGCTGGGTGGGTCGCTTTAG
- a CDS encoding mannose-1-phosphate guanylyltransferase/mannose-6-phosphate isomerase, with product MIPVILSGGSGSRLWPLSRKQFPKQFLALTGEHTLFQQTLERLVFEGMDTPIVVCNKDHRFIVNEQLANRKLEVQRVLMEPFGRNTAPAVALTAMMLVNEGRDELMLVLPADHVIDDQKALQRALALATVAAERGEMVLFGVPATKPETGYGYIKSTNDALLPEGVSRVSHFVEKPDVKRATEFVEAGGYFWNSGMFLFRASRFLEELKKHDPDIYDTCLLTLERSEQTADTITFDEATFACCPDNSIDYAVMEKTQRACVVPLSAGWSDVGCWASLWEVNEKDANGNVTKGDVVVQDSRNCMIHGNGKLVSVIGLENIVVVETKDAMMIAHKDKVQGVKQMVNTLNAQGRTETQNHCEVYRPWGSYDSVDMGGRFQVKHISVKPGACLSLQMHHHRAEHWIVVSGTAEVTCDENVFLLCENQSTYIPIASVHRLRNPGKIPLEIIEVQSGSYLGEDDIERFEDIYGRSTPVERGVSVKTIAQ from the coding sequence ATGATTCCGGTGATCTTGTCAGGTGGTAGCGGCTCACGTCTTTGGCCGCTTTCGCGCAAGCAGTTCCCTAAACAGTTCCTGGCCCTGACCGGTGAACACACCCTGTTCCAGCAGACTCTCGAGCGCCTGGTGTTCGAAGGCATGGACACCCCGATCGTGGTCTGCAACAAAGACCACCGTTTCATCGTCAACGAGCAGTTGGCCAATCGCAAGCTCGAAGTCCAGCGCGTCCTGATGGAACCGTTCGGGCGCAACACCGCACCGGCCGTGGCGCTGACGGCGATGATGCTGGTCAACGAAGGCCGCGATGAGCTGATGCTGGTGCTGCCGGCCGACCACGTGATCGACGATCAGAAAGCCCTGCAGCGCGCACTGGCCCTGGCCACCGTGGCTGCCGAGCGCGGCGAAATGGTGCTGTTCGGCGTACCGGCGACCAAACCGGAAACCGGCTACGGCTACATCAAGTCGACCAACGACGCGCTGCTGCCCGAAGGCGTGAGCCGCGTCTCGCACTTCGTCGAAAAACCCGACGTCAAGCGCGCCACCGAGTTCGTCGAGGCCGGCGGCTATTTCTGGAACAGCGGCATGTTCCTGTTCCGTGCCAGCCGTTTCCTCGAAGAGCTGAAAAAGCACGACCCGGACATCTACGACACCTGCCTGCTGACCCTGGAGCGCAGTGAGCAAACGGCCGACACCATCACCTTCGACGAAGCCACTTTCGCTTGCTGCCCGGACAACTCCATCGACTACGCCGTGATGGAAAAAACCCAGCGCGCCTGCGTGGTGCCGCTGTCCGCCGGCTGGAGCGATGTCGGTTGCTGGGCGTCGCTGTGGGAAGTCAATGAAAAGGACGCCAACGGCAACGTCACCAAGGGCGACGTGGTGGTCCAGGACAGCCGCAACTGCATGATCCATGGCAACGGCAAGCTGGTATCGGTGATCGGCCTGGAAAACATCGTGGTCGTCGAAACCAAGGACGCCATGATGATCGCCCACAAGGACAAGGTCCAAGGCGTCAAGCAGATGGTCAACACCCTCAACGCCCAGGGCCGTACCGAGACCCAGAACCACTGCGAAGTCTATCGTCCGTGGGGCTCGTATGACTCGGTGGACATGGGTGGCCGCTTCCAGGTCAAGCACATCTCGGTCAAGCCAGGCGCGTGCCTGTCGCTGCAGATGCACCACCACCGTGCCGAGCACTGGATCGTGGTCAGCGGCACCGCTGAAGTGACCTGCGACGAGAACGTGTTCCTACTCTGCGAGAACCAGTCGACCTACATCCCGATCGCCTCGGTCCACCGTCTGCGCAACCCAGGCAAGATCCCGCTGGAAATCATCGAAGTCCAGTCGGGCAGCTACCTGGGCGAAGACGACATCGAACGCTTCGAAGACATCTACGGTCGCTCCACCCCGGTCGAACGCGGCGTATCGGTGAAAACCATCGCGCAGTAA
- a CDS encoding alginate O-acetyltransferase AlgF, translated as MTFNTTPRRLAARSFKAVALVASMSALSLSAFAGDSALYGPVAPKGSSFVRIYNASNAEVSATVGSTNLNDVAPLASSDFSFMPGGDYSAKVGSQTVPVKLAPDHYYTLVNNASGQPQLIEEPPFKNKQKSLVRVQNLTDKALTLKTADGKTEVVPNVAAKGRGEREINPVKVSLALFEGDKKVGDLKPVALERGEAAVLYVTGSGSSLSPVWVKRPVSTR; from the coding sequence ATGACTTTCAACACTACTCCTCGCCGTCTCGCCGCTCGCTCCTTCAAGGCTGTTGCCCTGGTCGCCAGCATGAGCGCCCTCTCGCTGTCCGCCTTCGCCGGTGACTCGGCCCTGTACGGCCCGGTCGCGCCAAAAGGCTCGAGCTTCGTGCGCATCTACAACGCCAGCAACGCCGAAGTCAGCGCCACCGTCGGCAGCACCAACCTCAACGACGTGGCTCCCCTGGCCAGCAGCGACTTCAGCTTCATGCCTGGCGGTGACTACAGCGCCAAGGTCGGCAGCCAGACCGTCCCGGTAAAACTGGCCCCCGATCACTATTACACCCTGGTCAACAACGCCAGCGGCCAGCCTCAACTGATCGAAGAGCCGCCGTTCAAGAACAAGCAGAAGTCCCTGGTCCGCGTACAGAACCTCACCGACAAGGCACTGACGCTCAAGACCGCCGACGGCAAGACCGAAGTGGTACCGAACGTGGCGGCCAAGGGCCGTGGCGAGCGTGAAATCAACCCGGTGAAAGTGAGCCTGGCGCTGTTCGAAGGCGACAAGAAAGTTGGCGACCTCAAGCCTGTCGCGCTTGAGCGCGGTGAAGCAGCGGTGCTGTACGTCACTGGCTCCGGAAGCAGCTTGTCGCCGGTCTGGGTAAAGCGTCCAGTGTCAACCCGCTGA
- a CDS encoding alginate O-acetyltransferase, whose translation MTRSLRIFYIALFMLILTALGLWSMRSFFGFSTNPDATVLNGRWAKAVETHYDDEFPIKRLGTNIWAALDYKLFNEGRKGVVLGRDQWLYSDEEFNPIVNEELNLQGNYALVEGVRQKLKEQGITLVMAIVPAKARLYPEHLGEVKPSSIHANLYQDFHARVAADKILAPDLLGPLQQAKQSGQQVFLRTDTHWTPEGAQVAAENLAKAIAEKTPLNGEPQRFVTEPAEKITHKGDLRQFLPLDPLFENLMPAQEPLVKRNTREADDQPAGDDALFADAQVPVALIGTSYSANPNWNFVGALKQALHSDVVNYAEDGHGPILPMLSYLKSDAFKNSPPQVVIWEFPERYLPVNNDIGDADPQWVAELKQAGVNQQNVAANTQSETPDRAQN comes from the coding sequence ATGACCCGCTCATTACGCATCTTTTACATCGCACTGTTCATGCTGATCCTGACAGCACTGGGCCTGTGGTCGATGCGCAGTTTCTTCGGCTTCAGCACCAACCCCGACGCGACCGTACTCAACGGACGCTGGGCCAAGGCCGTGGAAACTCATTACGACGACGAGTTCCCGATCAAGCGCCTGGGCACCAACATCTGGGCTGCGCTGGACTACAAGCTGTTCAATGAAGGCCGCAAAGGCGTGGTCCTGGGCCGCGACCAATGGCTGTACAGCGACGAAGAGTTCAACCCGATCGTCAACGAAGAGCTGAACCTGCAAGGCAACTACGCCCTGGTCGAAGGCGTGCGCCAAAAGCTCAAGGAACAAGGCATCACCCTGGTGATGGCGATCGTGCCTGCCAAGGCGCGCCTGTATCCAGAGCATTTGGGCGAAGTGAAGCCATCCAGCATCCACGCCAACCTGTACCAGGATTTCCATGCCCGCGTGGCGGCTGACAAGATCCTTGCCCCCGACTTGCTAGGCCCGTTGCAACAGGCCAAGCAAAGCGGCCAGCAAGTGTTCCTGCGCACCGACACCCACTGGACCCCGGAAGGCGCGCAAGTGGCCGCCGAGAACCTGGCCAAGGCCATCGCAGAAAAAACGCCACTCAACGGTGAGCCACAGCGCTTCGTCACCGAACCTGCGGAAAAAATCACCCACAAGGGCGACCTGCGCCAGTTCCTGCCGCTGGACCCGTTGTTTGAAAACCTGATGCCTGCCCAGGAACCACTGGTCAAGCGCAACACCCGTGAAGCCGATGACCAGCCGGCCGGCGACGACGCACTGTTCGCCGACGCCCAGGTGCCTGTGGCCCTGATCGGTACCAGCTACAGCGCCAACCCGAACTGGAACTTCGTCGGCGCACTCAAGCAGGCCCTGCACAGCGACGTGGTGAACTACGCCGAAGACGGCCATGGCCCGATTCTGCCGATGCTCAGCTACCTCAAGAGCGATGCCTTCAAGAACAGCCCGCCACAAGTGGTGATCTGGGAATTCCCCGAGCGCTACCTGCCCGTGAACAACGATATCGGCGATGCGGACCCGCAGTGGGTCGCAGAGCTCAAACAAGCCGGCGTAAATCAACAGAACGTCGCCGCTAACACTCAATCCGAGACGCCCGACCGGGCGCAAAACTGA
- a CDS encoding MBOAT family O-acyltransferase yields MVFSSNVFLFLFLPIFLGLYYLSGQRYRNLLLLIASYVFYAWWRVDFLALFAGVTLWNYWIGLKVGAAGVRTKPAQRWLLLGVAVDLSILGYFKYANFGVDSLNAIMTSFGLEPFILTHVLLPIGISFYIFESISYIIDVYRGDTPATRNLIDFAAFVAIFPHLIAGPVLRFRDLADQFNNRTHTLDKFSEGCTRFMQGFIKKVFIADTLAVVADHCFALQNPTTGDAWLGALAYTAQLYFDFSGYSDMAIGLGLMMGFRFMENFKQPYISQSITEFWRRWHISLSTWLRDYLYITLGGNRKGTLMTYRNLFLTMLLGGLWHGANITYVIWGAWHGIWLAIEKAVGINTTPRSINPIRWALTFLLVVMGWVIFRSENLHVAGRMYGAMFSFGDWSLSELTRANLTGLQIATLVVAYITLAFFGLRDFYTNRPPVKTKPEVNTEANGPATAQPGLIKAVPGDNPATIHEPGYTVGVEAQVQPAYWTVDWSRYVMRALVLLLFIASILKLSAQSFSPFLYFQF; encoded by the coding sequence ATGGTATTTTCATCCAATGTGTTCCTGTTTCTGTTCTTGCCGATCTTTCTCGGCTTGTACTACTTGAGCGGGCAACGCTATCGCAACCTGCTGCTGCTGATCGCCAGCTACGTGTTCTACGCCTGGTGGCGGGTGGACTTCCTGGCGCTGTTCGCCGGCGTAACGCTGTGGAACTACTGGATCGGCCTGAAGGTGGGTGCCGCCGGCGTGCGCACCAAACCGGCCCAACGCTGGCTGTTGCTCGGCGTGGCAGTGGACCTGAGCATCCTGGGCTACTTCAAGTACGCGAACTTCGGCGTCGACAGCCTCAACGCGATCATGACCAGTTTCGGCCTGGAGCCGTTCATCCTGACCCATGTGTTGTTGCCGATCGGGATCTCGTTCTACATCTTCGAATCCATCAGCTACATCATCGACGTCTATCGCGGTGACACCCCGGCGACCCGCAACCTGATCGACTTCGCAGCGTTCGTGGCCATTTTCCCGCACCTGATCGCCGGCCCCGTGTTGCGTTTCCGCGACCTGGCCGACCAGTTCAACAACCGCACCCACACCCTGGACAAGTTCTCCGAAGGCTGCACCCGTTTCATGCAGGGCTTCATCAAGAAAGTGTTCATCGCCGATACCCTGGCGGTGGTGGCCGACCATTGCTTCGCCCTGCAGAACCCGACCACGGGCGATGCCTGGCTCGGCGCCCTGGCCTACACCGCACAGCTGTACTTCGACTTCTCCGGCTACAGCGACATGGCCATCGGCCTGGGCTTGATGATGGGTTTCCGCTTCATGGAAAACTTCAAGCAGCCCTACATCAGCCAGTCGATCACCGAGTTCTGGCGGCGCTGGCACATCAGCCTCTCCACCTGGCTGCGCGATTATCTCTACATCACCCTGGGCGGTAACCGCAAAGGCACGCTGATGACCTATCGCAACCTGTTCCTGACCATGCTGCTCGGAGGTCTGTGGCACGGCGCGAACATCACCTACGTAATCTGGGGCGCTTGGCACGGCATCTGGCTGGCCATCGAAAAAGCCGTCGGCATCAACACCACGCCGCGCAGCATCAACCCGATCCGCTGGGCGTTGACCTTCCTGCTGGTGGTGATGGGCTGGGTGATTTTCCGCTCCGAGAACCTGCACGTGGCCGGTCGCATGTACGGTGCCATGTTCAGCTTCGGCGACTGGTCGCTGTCGGAACTGACCCGCGCCAATCTCACCGGCCTGCAGATCGCCACGCTGGTGGTGGCCTACATCACCCTCGCCTTCTTCGGCCTGCGGGACTTCTACACCAATCGTCCGCCGGTCAAGACCAAGCCTGAGGTCAATACCGAGGCCAACGGCCCGGCCACCGCACAACCGGGGTTGATCAAAGCCGTACCGGGCGATAACCCGGCCACGATCCACGAACCGGGCTACACCGTGGGTGTCGAAGCCCAGGTGCAACCGGCCTACTGGACTGTGGATTGGTCGCGCTACGTGATGCGCGCCCTCGTACTGCTGCTGTTCATCGCTTCGATTCTCAAACTTTCGGCGCAAAGCTTCTCGCCGTTCCTTTACTTCCAGTTCTGA
- a CDS encoding mannuronate-specific alginate lyase — protein MRTRTLKNLLAPSLLTLAMFAGATQAAAPLRPPQGYFAPIEKVKVGEPAQGCDAVPAPYTGSLQFRSKYEGSDKARATLNVQSEKAFRDSTADITKIERGVSKQVMQFMRDGRPEQLQCTLNWLTTWAQADALMSKDFNHTGKSMRKWALGSMASAYVRLKFSDSHPLANYPQQTQLIEGWFSRMADQVVSDWDNLPLDKTNNHSYWAAWSVMATSVATNRRDLFDWAVKEYKVGVNQVDADGFLPNELKRKQRALSYHNYALPPLAMIASFAQVNGVDLRQENNGALKRLGDRVLAGVKDPDIFEKKNGDEQDMKDLKIDSKFAWLEPFCSLYTCPEDVLERKHEMQPFKTFRLGGDLTRVYDPSREKGEKGS, from the coding sequence ATGCGCACCCGAACGTTGAAAAATCTGTTGGCACCGTCCCTGCTGACCCTGGCGATGTTCGCCGGGGCCACCCAGGCCGCCGCCCCGCTGCGCCCGCCACAGGGTTACTTCGCCCCGATCGAGAAGGTCAAGGTGGGCGAACCTGCCCAAGGCTGCGATGCGGTTCCGGCGCCCTACACCGGCTCGCTGCAATTTCGCAGCAAGTACGAGGGCTCCGACAAGGCTCGCGCCACGCTGAACGTGCAATCGGAAAAAGCCTTCCGTGACAGCACCGCCGACATCACCAAGATCGAGCGCGGCGTCAGCAAGCAGGTGATGCAATTCATGCGTGACGGTCGCCCCGAACAATTGCAATGCACCCTGAACTGGCTGACCACTTGGGCCCAGGCCGATGCGTTGATGTCCAAGGACTTCAACCACACCGGCAAGTCCATGCGCAAATGGGCCCTGGGCAGCATGGCTTCGGCTTATGTGCGCCTGAAGTTTTCAGACTCCCACCCATTGGCCAATTACCCGCAACAAACCCAACTGATCGAGGGTTGGTTCAGCCGTATGGCCGATCAGGTGGTCAGTGACTGGGACAACCTGCCGCTGGACAAGACCAACAACCACTCCTACTGGGCCGCCTGGTCGGTGATGGCCACTTCCGTGGCAACCAACCGCCGCGACCTGTTCGACTGGGCCGTCAAGGAATACAAGGTCGGCGTCAACCAGGTCGATGCCGACGGCTTCCTGCCCAACGAACTCAAGCGCAAGCAACGGGCCCTGTCCTACCACAACTATGCCCTGCCGCCGCTGGCGATGATCGCCAGTTTTGCCCAGGTCAACGGCGTGGACCTGCGCCAGGAAAACAACGGTGCCCTCAAGCGCCTGGGTGATCGGGTGCTGGCCGGGGTGAAAGACCCGGACATCTTCGAAAAGAAGAACGGCGACGAACAGGACATGAAGGATTTGAAGATCGACTCCAAATTCGCCTGGCTCGAGCCGTTCTGCAGCCTCTACACCTGCCCCGAGGATGTGTTGGAACGCAAGCATGAAATGCAGCCGTTCAAGACCTTCCGCCTCGGCGGCGACTTGACCCGGGTGTACGACCCATCGCGGGAAAAAGGTGAGAAAGGAAGCTGA
- a CDS encoding alginate O-acetyltransferase, with amino-acid sequence MNPQMIKFLGLSALTAGILAAASGARADETQAPTFTAEPCCNLCPAAHDAKNYTTRYQQNFTTLVQAQGDWLFRTQEDLRTEFNTTPAGYKRLQQLHDAFKAKGVELVLVYQPTRGLVNRNKLNPQEKAAFDYEKALTNYKSMLGRFAQMGYVVPDLSPLTNENQPETLPAHDFYFRGDQHWTPYGAQRTAKIVAEKVKQLPAFADIPKREFETKKSGRMGKTGTLHNMAGQLCGTSYAIQYMDQFTTEPKGEAGDGDLFGDSGNPQITLVGTSHSGKNYNFAGFLEEAIGADILNVAFPGGGFEGAMIQYLGSEEFQKNPPKILIWEFSPLYRLDQETIYRQMMALLDNNGCEGKPAVMSSKTALKPGKNELMVNSKNMDLRNSSHQVDIRFADTSVKTLQATLWYMNGRHEDIKIEKPDTSDTDGRFAFQLRTDDDWASQNLLAVEVQGPDAGAAPLQVEAKVCKRNASPQAEQTTAQIGQ; translated from the coding sequence ATGAACCCACAGATGATTAAATTTCTGGGCCTGTCCGCCCTGACTGCCGGCATTCTCGCTGCCGCAAGCGGCGCCCGCGCCGATGAAACCCAGGCGCCGACTTTCACCGCCGAACCGTGCTGCAACCTGTGCCCTGCCGCTCACGATGCAAAGAACTACACCACGCGCTACCAGCAAAACTTCACCACGCTGGTGCAGGCCCAGGGCGACTGGCTGTTCCGTACCCAGGAAGACCTGCGTACCGAGTTCAACACCACCCCGGCCGGCTACAAGCGTCTGCAACAGCTGCATGATGCGTTCAAGGCAAAAGGCGTCGAGCTGGTGCTGGTCTACCAGCCAACCCGTGGCCTGGTGAACCGCAACAAGCTCAACCCACAGGAAAAGGCCGCTTTCGATTACGAGAAAGCCCTGACCAACTACAAATCGATGTTGGGTCGTTTCGCCCAGATGGGTTATGTGGTGCCGGACCTGTCGCCGCTGACCAACGAAAACCAGCCTGAAACCCTGCCGGCCCACGATTTCTACTTCCGTGGCGACCAGCACTGGACGCCATACGGCGCCCAGCGCACCGCCAAGATCGTTGCCGAAAAGGTCAAGCAGCTGCCGGCCTTCGCCGACATTCCCAAGCGTGAGTTCGAGACCAAGAAGTCCGGCCGCATGGGCAAGACCGGCACCTTGCACAATATGGCCGGGCAACTGTGCGGTACCAGCTACGCGATCCAGTACATGGACCAGTTCACCACCGAGCCCAAGGGAGAAGCCGGTGACGGCGACCTGTTCGGTGATTCCGGTAACCCGCAGATCACCCTCGTGGGTACCAGTCACAGCGGCAAGAACTACAACTTTGCCGGTTTCCTGGAAGAGGCCATCGGCGCCGACATCCTCAACGTTGCCTTCCCTGGCGGCGGTTTCGAAGGTGCGATGATCCAGTACCTGGGCAGCGAAGAGTTCCAGAAGAACCCGCCGAAAATCCTGATCTGGGAATTCTCGCCGCTGTACCGCCTGGACCAGGAAACCATCTACCGCCAGATGATGGCGCTGCTGGACAACAACGGTTGCGAAGGCAAGCCGGCGGTGATGAGCAGCAAGACCGCGCTCAAGCCCGGCAAGAACGAATTGATGGTCAATAGCAAGAACATGGATCTGCGTAACAGCAGCCACCAGGTCGACATCCGCTTCGCCGACACGTCGGTGAAAACCTTGCAAGCCACCCTCTGGTACATGAATGGGCGCCACGAGGATATCAAGATTGAAAAACCGGATACCTCCGACACCGATGGGCGTTTCGCCTTCCAACTGCGCACCGACGACGACTGGGCCTCGCAAAACCTGCTGGCTGTCGAAGTCCAGGGTCCCGACGCCGGTGCAGCGCCACTGCAGGTAGAAGCGAAAGTCTGCAAACGCAACGCATCTCCGCAAGCCGAGCAAACCACGGCTCAGATCGGACAATGA